In Lycium barbarum isolate Lr01 chromosome 9, ASM1917538v2, whole genome shotgun sequence, the DNA window TAGCTTGATAAAGTGACAATCTATCGCTGTGTATTTTTTTTCTCGTGAAACACGAGATTTGAAGCAATATGTAGAGCGAAATCTACACGTTAATCTAGACTTCTCCTAATCAACAATCCCTGGTGGTTTCTGATAGAAAGTTTAACACACAAAAAGCATTCTTGATTCAAATTGATGAGGGTGCCAGTGGACCATGTCTACCCTAGAAATAAGGATAGAAGGCGATCCAATTTTAGCTAGTGCCTAGTGGAGATACAGTATCATAATAGTCAAGGTCACATATCACCTCCATTGTACTTTGGACTTTGGACTTTGGAGGGGTGCCCGCCTAAGGTCGGTCCAAGTGGCTAAGCCTATGTCATAGTAGTCAAAGCCATATATTTGAGTGTGTCAATTGACAACCAGTCTAGTTTTAGGACGATCAACTTTCTCATCTCAGCTTATCTTGACTCTAAACACTCAAAAGCATTTAACTATATTTTTATCCTGTTATAAAGGAACTATCTTCCAAATGCCATTACCACATTGAATAGTTATTTCGTCAACAGTAACCTTACACCAATCAACACGAGTCATTGCTTTTCTCAAGGTTATAACTACTGGAACAATGGATAAATTTGTAACAAAATCGTGGTATGATACTATCAGTTTTCTACTCATGTTTCCCCTATTTCTCAGTTAATCGTTTCTTTTGATTCATCTCTTAATATTATGAACTTATGACATTCTGTTGTCTtaattttttatgaaaaaaatGTTTCCCTTCCATGTCTTTAGTATAAACATTGATTGGTTGaagatctatatatatatatatatatatctatctcCGTTCAGCTTACAGCTGACTAATTTTTATTTTCCCTTGTAGCAGCTTCAGTTGTTTAACAAGCCTTCTCTCCTACTTTGTGCAGTGAGATTGCTAAAGGTTTAATGAAATATCAACCTGATATTATTATCAGCGTACATCCTCTAATGCAGCATGTTCCTCTTCGCATTTTGAGGTCCAAGGGTCTCTTGAAGAAGATCATATTTACCACTGTTATAACAGATTTAAGCACTTGCCATCCTACATGGTATATTTTATAGTTGTTCAACAATTCTGTTATTTTGATCCTTGTACTAATATTGTTTTGCAATTGCATATTTAGGTTTCACAAACTTGTTACTAGGTGCTACTGTCCATCAGAAGAGGTATCAAAACGAGCACTGAAAGCTGGTCTCAAGCTAGATCAAATAAAAGTTTATGGGCTTCCTGTACGACCTTCATTTGTGAAGCCAGTTCCTCCCAAGGTAGGTATAATTCCTCTCTACTTCTCCTTGCCCAGGGTGCATGGAAATAGGGAGCCCCACAATCTTACTTCTGTATCATGTCCTTGTTTTTATGTTTTATTAAACACAACGCATAGGTGTTTATTTGCATTAAGAATTGGCTCATTATTCCCATCACTTCCCAATTTGATCTtgttgaagtgtgtgaccatctcatcaAAAAGCTTAAGCTATTAGAATGagcacacttttatttacttaattatattctcaacacgCCACCCTCATATGCGGGCCTGATTCTTTTTTCATGGGTTAAACACGTGAAAATTCTTTTTGATAATGGGTGGTGGTGAGATAACGCAGAACCTctgcctgctctgataccatgtaaagatATGACatttgggcctaactcaacccctaGCTTTTAGGGTTGAGTTTAGCCCAAGGTTCATTTCTTTAACATGGTATTAGAGCATGAGTCATCCCAATTCTTGTTACCCGAtgttgggccccatattaaaaatTGTCCACACTCCCGATGTCCAGCCCTGGGCGTTAGTAGGGGGGTTGGCGGTGGTGGTTGTTGAAGTGGTCTCTTTAAATGGCTTGGGCAATCCTCACCTCTTGAGCTAGCTTTCGGGGTTGAATTAAGCCTAAATGTCATATCTTAACATGGTATCAAAGCCACGCCCATGCCAATTCATTATTCATATGATTTTTGCCACCCATCTTATACCGTCCACGCTTTGGATGTCCAGTCCTAGCCGTGCGGGGGGGAGGGAGGAGGGGTTGTTGGGCTGATATGGGACTCCAACAGATCTATTCTTTCATGTTTCAGTGCTGCAGAACAAAACTCTGGCATTTTGCAGCATCTTGCTAATTGTAGTGAGTGTAAGAGTATGAATGGAACATTGCCATCTCATAGGTGAATTTTAAGATGCCAATAAGCAATATTGACACTATAGAGTGTATAGATATATCCAGAGTACAAGTGTGAACATTCCTCCAGATTAAGAGAGATCATGTAGGCTGCAAGGATTTGCTCCTTTTGATATGGTAAACACCATTCCCTTCCCCACTACGCCCTGCCTAAACAGTGGCCGGTTATCACTTTGCTTCCTTGGTAACTCGGACCTCCAACCTCTCATTTCCACTATGCTATTGTTCAGTCGTCTTTAAGTAGTTCTTGTGCTATTTTCCTCTACAAGCCACACTATACATGATAGAGGAGTGAGAGAACAGATTGCAGAATTATTTATCTCTGGGTGGGAGATTGGTATTGATTAATTCTGTGTTAGATGCCTTACCTAGTTATCTGATGTCTCTATTCCCACTTCCAGTCAATGTGGAGGCAAGAATTGATGCTTTTAGGAGGAATTTTTTGTGGCAAGGAAACAAGGACACAAAAGGCTACCATTTAATCAAATGTGCAACCTTAATTCTGGCCAAGAAACTTGGAGGGTTAGGAATCAGAAATCTGAGGAAGCAGAACAGAAGTCTCCTGATGAAATGACTTTGGAGACTTCCTAAGGAAGATCAAACTCTATGGGGCACCGTGATTCAAGCTAAATATGAAAAGGAAGGATTCTGGAAGACAAAAGAAGTTAACACCACATATGGCACTAGTTTGTGGAGATCAATAAGAAATTTGGAAAGAACTAGTTTTAATGTGAGAGATGGCAGGAGGATTTTGTTCTGGGAAGACAATTAGTTAGGGAATGGTAGTCTTAAACAATTGTTCCCTGATATCTACATTTTGAATCAACAACAGGAGGCCACTCTACATGAAGTATGGTCTAATCAAGGATGGAATTTGACATATAGAAGGTTGGTGCAAGACTGGGAGATTGAAAGATTGGCTAATTTTTATGGCACTTTAGATCAATGTAAAGGGCTGCAAGAAGGAGAAGATACTTTGAGATGGAAATGTCACAGCAAAGGTATATTTACAGTAAGTTCTGCTTATAAGGACATGAATCAGATGGGATCTCAGATCGGTTTTTTGCCTTGGAAGGTTATCTGGAAAGTCAAAATCCCTTACAAAGTGACTGTTTTCACTTGGCTGGTAGTGAAAGAAGCTGTTCCTACCCAGGAGAATCTCATGAAGAGGGGCATACATATGtgttcaagattttttttttttgtgagcgAAAGGCAGAGACAATTAACCATCTGTTTCTTCATTGTAAAGTGGTTAGTCAGTTATGGAATCTCTTCACCAGTTTCAGGGGTATCAGGTGGACTATGCCTGAAAGAACCGGAGAGGCTCTATTAAGCTGGAATACTGAGAGAGGTGGCTGCACAAACAAAGACAGATGGAGAATTGTCCCAGCAGTAATTTGGTGGACCATATGGAAGGAGAGAAATTCTAGATGTTTTGAAGGCAATAGCAGCTCCTGGCAAAAGATTAAAATGAATTGCATTATAAGTTTTTGTTATTGGTGTAGTTCAGAGTATATAGATGACCCTGTTTCTATAGTAGACATCCTAGGATCCTTGTAAGATGAAATAGGATTTAGAGATAGTCTTGTTTTTACTCTTTTGGATGTAGATTCAAAGCTGTAAATTTTTGGATTCCAGCACTTTACGCTGATGATTTATTAATACAGTATGTTACCTTGACAGAAAAAGAACAGACAGCATTCTATTGCAGGAAACATTTGTTTTTTTGAGAAGGCAATAAATACACTAAAAAAGCACTAATAAAGTGCTGCAAAAGTATGTACATCAGTAGCCAAATCCAGAATTTCAGTGTATCCCTATCTTATCCCTTTAGGGCACTTGTAAGATCTAAAACTGATTCAGCATCATCTACATATTCTTCTTAAATAAAATAGCAAAACACAAGTCATTTTGATCTCTTCATAGTTCATATTGTCCACCAGCATACCAGAGGGCATGCAGGAATGTATCCCACCATTTTGTTTGGCTTTTGGTCGTGTTAGATCTGTTCCAACTGCTCAGTAATTCACAAGGATTGTTAAGCACCACCCAGCTGCTAAGTATTGCATGAGTACATATTGAAATGTGATATGAAGAAGCAGCTATAGATGCATCACATCTTTCATAATTGAtaaacttatagcctgtttggccaagcttttgagaaGCCAAAAGTGTTTATTTTAGAGAGTTGAGATGTTCAGCCATGCTTTAAGGCacaaaataagtgcttttgaatAGTAGCAGAAGTTGTTTTTCATAAGCTAAAAAACGTTATCTTTTTCCCGGAAGCGCTTTTGGAACCTTGACACAAGCACAAATTAATGGATATACTTTTTTTAGAAGTACTTTTGACCaaagcacttttcaaaataagcagattttggaagcttgaccaaacaggaGCATAATTATGGTAAATCTCAATGGTAAAATAATTATCAAGCATTACCTCTCCCATTCCTGCACTGCAAACCTTTCTGACCCCAAACCCCCTTCTAGGGGTCCAGGATCATTTAGACTTCAAGAAAGATCAATATTAAGCATTTTTGTCCAGGATCAATTAGACTTCAAGAAAGATAGAGTATAGAGTATTCTGTTGTTTTTAAATTTAACTAGAATATTTCCCTTCTTATCTGTGGTAAAAATTTTCTGTCCTTCTGTGGGAAGAACTTTCAGATTGCAAAGACCTCTGCTTTGTTTCTTATACTGTGTAACTGTGACAAGATCTTAATCCTCCATGTTGGATAATGTACACGGGGATCTGCTGATGCATTGTGGTAGAGCGACCAAATATAATAAGGACTTGTGATTTACTAAAAGATCTAGGACCTGTAAATAGAATTCTCTCCGGTGCTCAGTAAAAAAATTTCTCAAATTCACTTGTGACTGAATGTTTAGCTTACTGTTGGGTCCGtatattttctcatattctttgCACCATCTCTCATATTATCAGTGCTTTTTAGACTGTTCTCTAATCCACTTCTAGGTTGAACTGAGGAAGGAACTTGGAATGGAGGATCATCTCCCAGCAGTACTACTGATGGGTGGTGGGGAAGGAATGGGCCCAATAGAGGCTACTGCTCGAGCACTTGGAGATGCACTCTATGATGAAACTATCGGGGAGCCAATCGGTCAGGTCCTAGTAATATGTGGGCGCAATAAGAAGCTTTTCAACAGATTGACTTCAGTGCAGTGGAAAGTTCCTGTTCAAGTATTAGTCACTGAAACTTTGCCAGCCTTACATTTTCACACTAATTTCTTTAGTGTATTATCTGGAAGTTCTCTGATATTGTTGAGTATCTCTTAGGAAACACTCAATTGTTAGacctttttattttttcctttcattttgaTTGGTGTGGTAAGTTTGGCATCCCATAATCACACCATTCTATTGTTGATATCAGACCTCCATCTTCGCCCGAATTTCTTTTACATCTTTCTCATTTGACTGGTGTACTAAGATTACCATGTATCATGAACTTCTATGATTATATTTCTAGATCATTTGTATGCCATCCTTGTCAAGTTTTACTCAAATAATAATGACCACAGACAAGCTGGTTATGgatacttagtaggcgtttggccatagattccaaatatatttcactttatttggaattgatgaagttggagttgaaatgGAGTTATGTTTGGTTATACTTTTGCAAAGGAAAGAAGGGAGCAGTTTATTTGGATTTTATGAAGCTGGAATTAACAGCAGGTTTTGAGCACTTTTCCAAATTTGAAATCCAACTCCAAGTTGGATTTGGAAATTTTATAACCAACCactgattttgaaataaagtgaaaaattattccagaaaaaagtgaataattgtCATGGCCAAAATAGCTCCTAAAGACACGGATGTCGGTAATTGTCCGTTTATGTTTTAACTTGGGGAATTTTGTTTAAGTTTTCATACCTTTTAAGCACCGTGGTTTTCCTTTTAATCCATTTAGAGTAACATTTTGCTATATGTGAGTCGCAGATTTACTGTACATGTCAGTGTGACTCACATATAATACCAAATTGCCAATGTATGTAGTATATCTTTGACTAAAGGTTTACATGTTCAAACATTTATGCGTGTCCTTAGGGTATCTATGTCACGTTTCAGGTAAAGGGGTTTGTCACTAAAATGGAGGAATGCATGGGAGCTTGTGATTGCATTATTACTAAGGTTTGTCACTTTCTTTCTAGCTGTCTTCACtaaaacaaactgaaaaagaataCTACTCTGATTATTGTGGTTGTCTGTAGGCTGGACCAGGGACTATTGCGGAAGCCATGATTCGTGGACTGCCTATAATTCTTAATGGTTACATTGCTGGACAGGTATATCGAGTATTCACAATGTTATTTGGTTCTTTTTCTCGgagttcttttttttattttgtcttGCACTCAATCAGAAAATCCTAACACTTGTGTCATCCAAGGGAGAAGAAACTGCTGATTGTGGTACCTCTCTCAAATTTTCCATTTGAAATGTataccattaaaaaaaaaaaaaaagtagctgCTTCTATGTGTAATTTGCTTCAGATTACTAATTCAATAATACTGCCATCCGAAATTTATGCTGGGAAGTGAAAGTTCAGCAAATGGAAAGAATGACATGTTTTGAACTTTTTGTTCTTTGTTTCAACAAAATCTTGTGTAAGTTTCTTGAAGGTCAATAAATTCGGCGAAGTTGGAAATTTGTGTTTTTCGATCTTTGCCATGAAGAAAGTGCCTTAAGAAGTTATCCTAGGTTTGACAGTTTCGCCTGTATTTGAAATCCTCCGTGGAGTTGGACAGATTGATGTAAAGAATGATATTTCATGACGTTTCAGAGCATTGACATTAATGAGTCCTTTAGTTATTCTTTACTAAACCTGACAATTGAGCCTAACTCACCCAATACCAGCCCGTTAAGACAGGCCCATACCGGCCTATTCCTCCTGGGCTGCATCTCAACTTAACTATGCCggtcatacaacaacaacaacatacccagtgtaatcccgcaAGTGGGGTTGAGGAGGGTGGTGTACTCCCGTGCTAtccctaccttgtgaaggtagagaggttgttttcgatagaccctcggctcaagtaaaacacaacaaaatcaagtatggaaaggaaatacagttGGGAGAAGCCATGCCGAAAATAGTGAAGATGAGGATAGTAGCAACAACAAATAATACGATAACCGAAGCAAAGAAAACAACAGGTAATAATAAAATCGAAGAATAAGATAGTAGGAGAGAAATATTAATAATACTGATAAGGGAAACTAGACAACGCTCGACTACTtgctaaccttctaccctaatcctcaaCCTCCATAtcctcctatctagggtcatgtcctcgttAAGCTGCAGGTGTACCATGTCCTGTCGTGGCtggttaaattttttgaaatgttGGTACTGGCCCAAGCCCAAGACCACTAGCCTGCTGGACTGTTCCCTGGTGGGTCCGAACGGCTTGGTatttagttttttcttttttgttttttgttttgtaaaGGCATAAAAACACCCTCAAACTTGTCCCAAATTTGGGGTAATCCGGGACATGTTTTGGGGTGTTTTTATGCCTTTTCCCCTTGTTTTTTCTAAAATCTTTTGTAATTGTGACTTGGAAAAATATTACCTTCATAGAGGAATATTCGTAAAATTGAAGGAGAAAACCTCAAAATATTATTAAATTCAACAAAGGAAGTGATTACAAAAAGAATCAAATTCAAACACCAAATATCATTAACATTGACGATTCTGAAGAAATTTCGTGATTATTTTATGATCTCATAAAATACTACAAAAatactaatttttattttttttcaactaACTTCCAAACtcttctatgaaatcttcaaCTTTCAGAAAGTTTGTTGATTTCATCTTGGTATATTCAATTCGTATTTTTCCAACTAATTTTTTTGAAATGTTTAGTTTTTTTAGGGGTACATGGGTCTGGCTCTCTAGCCAGAGACAACATTGGAATCAGTCCAAGCCCGGTATTTAGGCCTAGACCAGACCGGTTTAGCCGGCTGTGTTTACATCTCTATCTAGATTAAGCCACCGAGGTTGTGCCCTTTGCGAGTTCAGCTTTTCTCCATCTAAGGAACTAATATCGTACGGTGCATCCTAAGAAGAAGGCTAACTAAAGAATGCCAAGGGCTCTTTTCTGAAAGCTTAAAATGGTAATAAAGGACTCTAGTTATCATGAAGTAAGTTCAAAAGATCATTTGCCTCCATGCTGACACATTAtagttgaaggtttttcctcaaTGGTATCTGGTGTATGGGCTGCTAGTTTTAGAAAGCGGGGATTTGTGTTAGGCAGAAAATATGGCTCTAGAGGGTATATAGCGAATTGATTTTACAGAAAACTGCAGTCTTTCAAATGTGAGAAGTGACGTAAGTACCACTACTACTAAGACGTCTGTTAAATATGTAAGAGCTTACTGCATGAAGAACCATGATTCGTCTCTTAGATATGATAGACCATCGTTGATGAGGAAGAACTTTAAGAGGATTGCAATTCCAGTTTCACATATGCTCTTACTCCTTCTAAACTAATCTGGGGTAGAAGCATAGTTAGTTTTTGTTCTTACTTGGTACTTCCTGTATTGGGAGTATAGTGAACTATCTACTTCATTGGAATGTTGTCTTCACTTTTTGACTTCTCATTTCCGAGAGTCATTTCCAAAGTTGCACTTTAGTTGTTCTGCGTCATTCTTTCCTGGTAGCAGATGGGATAGATTTGTTAGCCAAGAAGTAACATGAAAGagtgttctctctctctctctttatacCCTCCTTTCTTTTCCTCGGCGGTGGGGTTGGGGGATATCATGCTAAAATTTCTAATGGGACCTGTTCAAGCTTCCAAActttaaggggtcatttggttgctggttagagtaATGCAAGCATTAGTTAATCAGGGTTAAGTTATCTAGGGTTtggttattcatgtattagttattctatcttctatcctacataaaataatacatagattctctcataacttatacat includes these proteins:
- the LOC132609443 gene encoding probable monogalactosyldiacylglycerol synthase, chloroplastic isoform X3 — protein: MSDTGGGHRASAEAIRAAFNEEFGDKYQVFVTDLWTEHTPWPFNQLPRSYNFLVKHGSLWRMTYYATAPRLVHQTNFAATSAFIAREIAKGLMKYQPDIIISVHPLMQHVPLRILRSKGLLKKIIFTTVITDLSTCHPTWFHKLVTRCYCPSEEVSKRALKAGLKLDQIKVYGLPVRPSFVKPVPPKVELRKELGMEDHLPAVLLMGGGEGMGPIEATARALGDALYDETIGEPIGQVLVICGRNKKLFNRLTSVQWKVPVQVKGFVTKMEECMGACDCIITKAGPGTIAEAMIRGLPIILNGYIAGQEAGNVPYVVENGCGKFSRSPKEIAKIVGEWFGTRQDELRIMSQNALRLAKPDAVFKIVHDMHELVRQKNFVPQYCPA